The window CTTGACGCAGCACCAAACAGCGAACGTGGGTTTAAATGACTAAGGGTCGCGAACTGCCCGGCCATCGCGCTGGCTTGTATCGTCGGCGACACAGTCCTACATCTTTTGAGATTGGCCCTGCTCGGGAGACCGCGCGAATGACAGGGTTTGACCAATGACCGGTTTTGGCATCTTCGCTTTGGCGTGGCCGTTCGTGTCAATCGGCCTGGCGGTCGCCTGCGTCCTTGCCTTCCACCGTTATCTCGACAAGCGCCAGCAGCGGCCGCATCGCGCGGCGGAGTAACGGCCCCTCACCCGCCCTCATCCTGAGGAGCGGCCCTCGCAGGCGCAGCCTGCGTAAACTTGGCTGCGTGGCCGCGTCTCGAAGGACGAGGGCGGCCCTCATGGTTCGAGACGGCGCTTCGCGCTTCCTCACCATGAGGCCGGCCCCCTACTCCTCCTTGAACCCAAGCTGCATCTCGTTGCCCTTGGCGCCGTAGTACTTGAACGGCAGGAATTTGCCGGTCATGCCAATCTGCACGCGGTCGCCCTTGGGGTCGGCCTTGCGCGTGATGTCCATGTCGAAGTCGATCGCCGACATGATGCCGTCGCCGAACTCCTCCTCGATCAGCAGCTTGATCGCCGGGCCGTTCACCAGGATCAGCTCGTAGAAGCGGTAGATCAGCGGGTCGGTCGGCGGCATCGGCGCATAGGCGCCGCGCATCGGCACCTCGTTGAGCAGCGCCGCTTCCGCCTTCGTCAGCCCGAACAGCTCGGCCGCCTTCGCCGCCATCGGCTTGGTCATCTTGTGCTGGCCGAGCACGGCGCCGGTCACCAGGATCGGCGACATGCCGCCGATCGCCTCGCAGATGTATTTCCAGGTCCAGCCCTTCTCGCGCTTGATGTCGAGCAGCTTTTCGGTGAGGTCGGCGCGTTTCATGAGATGCTCCTTTTCGCGGACTGCTTTCTTGTCCCGGACGCGGCGCAGCGCGTGAGCGGTGCACCGCAGATCCGGGAT of the Undibacter mobilis genome contains:
- the cynS gene encoding cyanase; this encodes MKRADLTEKLLDIKREKGWTWKYICEAIGGMSPILVTGAVLGQHKMTKPMAAKAAELFGLTKAEAALLNEVPMRGAYAPMPPTDPLIYRFYELILVNGPAIKLLIEEEFGDGIMSAIDFDMDITRKADPKGDRVQIGMTGKFLPFKYYGAKGNEMQLGFKEE